From one Brachypodium distachyon strain Bd21 chromosome 4, Brachypodium_distachyon_v3.0, whole genome shotgun sequence genomic stretch:
- the LOC100833929 gene encoding cytochrome P450 94C1-like, translated as MEAAAAMGNLLLSWDLASARWLVGVVYLVVSVCLLATAVALQVARRWPWCGCKVCRAYMSGSWARDFASVSDWYAHLLRRSPTTRTLRVHVLGCTVTADPGNVEYMLRTGFDNFPKGKGVSAILSDLLGGGIFNVDGDAWRHQRKMASFQLGSVAVRSYAFRIVSREVDARLMPLLARAGDVGMVVDLQDVFRRFAFDTICKISFGLDPGCLDL; from the coding sequence atggaagccgccgccgccatggggaATTTGTTGTTGTCGTGGGATTTAGCATCAGCAAGGTGGCTCGTGGGCGTTGTTTACTTGGTCGTGTCCGTGTGCTTGCTGGCGACGGCCGTGGCGCTGCAGGTGGCCCGTAGGTGGCCGTGGTGCGGCTGCAAGGTGTGCCGGGCCTACATGTCGGGGTCCTGGGCCCGGGACTTCGCCAGCGTGTCCGACTGGTACGCGCACCTGCTGCGGCGCTCGCCGACGACGCGCACGCTGCGCGTCCACGTCCTTGGCTGCACCGTGACGGCCGACCCAGGCAACGTCGAGTACATGCTCCGGACCGGCTTCGACAACTTCCCGAAAGGGAAAGGCGTGTCGGCGATCCTCAGCGACCTCCTCGGGGGCGGCATCTTCAACGTGGACGGCGACGCCTGGCGCCACCAGCGGAAGATGGCGTCCTTCCAGCTCGGGAGCGTCGCCGTGCGCAGCTACGCGTTCCGGATCGTGTCACGGGAGGTGGATGCCAGGCTCATGCCGCTCCTGGCGCGCGCCGGCGATGTCGGCATGGTCGTCGACCTCCAGGACGTGTTCCGGCGCTTCGCGTTCGACACGATTTGTAAGATCTCGTTCGGGCTCGACCCTGGGTGCCTCGACCTCTAA
- the LOC112268706 gene encoding cytochrome P450 94C1-like encodes MSDAAAAFDTATRLSAVRGMAVSPLLWKMKRLLSVGGEGELKKAIKVVHELANAMIRERRSLGVDNKSPDLLSRFMSAGSGTNTNAMDHDNEDKFLRDIVVSFLIAGRDTISSGLTTLFMLLSKHRAAGAAMRAEATKASDANAMTYEELKALHYTHAAVHESLRLFPPVQFDSKFCAAADVLPDGTYVDAGSRVMYHPYAMGRMPSIWGDDCEEFRPERWLTGAGATFEPVSFFKYPVFQAGLRVCLGKELAIMEMKAVCVAVLRAFDVKVVGERAVRECAPVFAPGLSASIQGGLPVKLAVERECE; translated from the exons ATgtccgacgccgccgcggcgttcGACACGGCAACAAGGCTCTCTGCCGTGCGCGGCATGGCCGTGTCGCCGCTGCTGTGGAAGATGAAGCGGCTCCTGAGCGTTGGCGGCGAGGGGGAACTCAAGAAGGCCATCAAGGTCGTCCACGAGCTCGCCAACGCCATGATCCGCGAGCGCCGCAGCCTGGGCGTCGACAACAAGAGCCCCGACCTGCTGTCCCGCTTCATGTCCGCCGGCTCTGGCACAAACACAAACGCCATGGATCACGACAACGAGGACAAGTTCCTCCGTGACATCGTGGTCAGCTTCCTCATCGCGGGGCGCGACACAATCTCCTCGGGGCTCACCACGCTCTTCATGCTCCTCTCCAAGCACCgcgccgccggggccgccATGCGCGCCGAGGCCACCAAAGCATCGGACGCCAACGCCATGACCTACGAAGAACTCAAAGCCTTACACTACACGCACGCCGCGGTGCACGAGAGCCTGCGTCTCTTCCCGCCCGTGCAGTTCGACTCCAAGTTCTGCGCGGCCGCCGACGTGCTGCCCGACGGCACGTACGTGGACGCCGGCTCGCGTGTCATGTACCACCCGTACGCCATGGGCAGGATGCCGAGCATCTGGGGCGACGACTGCGAGGAGTTCAGGCCGGAGCGGTGGCTCACGGGCGCTGGGGCCACGTTCGAGCCCGTGAGTTTTTTCAAGTACCCGGTGTTCCAGGCCGGGCTCCGGGTTTGCCTTGGCAAGGAGCTCGCGATCATGGAGATGAAGGCGGTCTGCGTGGCCGTGCTGAGGGCGTTCGACGTGAAGGTTGTCGGGGAGAGGGCTGTCCGTGAATGTGCGCCGGTGTTCGCGCCGGGGCTCTCCGCGTCCATCCAGGGCGGGCTTCCGGTGAAG CTAGCTGTTGAGAGAGAGTGTGAGTGA
- the LOC100845441 gene encoding cytochrome P450 94C1, producing the protein MADAMELLPWGARLAGLGFFSASFSLLALALVLLVARRWPWCSCHVCRAYLTGSWAKDFTNLGDWYAHLLRASPTGTVHVHVLGCTVTANPGNVEYMLRTRFDNFPKGKQFAALLGDLLGGGIFNVDGDAWRHQRKMASLELGSVSVRSYAYKIVAQEVETRLLPVLADAADKGKVVDLQDVFRRFAFDTICKISFGLDPGCLDLDMPMSDLAESFDAASRLSAMRGAAASPLVWKLKRFLNVGSERELRKAIRLVDDLAAAMILQRRKLGFENSHDLLSRFMASADAGAGAMDDKYLRDIVVSFLLAGRDTVASALTTLFIHLSSNPEVAAAIRAEAGAGDEDDNKPSSYEHLKGLQYTHAVLYENMRLFPPVQFDSKFCAAADVLPDGTYVAAESRVMYHPYAMGRMPSIWGADCEAFRPARWLTGPGGSFAPPSLYKYPVFQAGLRVCLGKELAITEMKTVCVAMVRSFDVEVLGENGRAGCKPKFVPGLTASISGGLPARIKRAPAPAPASDRF; encoded by the coding sequence ATGGCGGACGCCATGGAGTTGCTGCCATGGGGCGCGCGGCTGGCCGGGCTGGGCTTCTTCTCCGCGTCCTTCTCCCTGCTGGCTCTCGCGCTggtgctcctcgtggcgcGCCGCTGGCCATGGTGTAGCTGCCATGTCTGCCGCGCGTACCTGACGGGCTCCTGGGCCAAGGACTTCACCAACCTCGGCGACTGGTACGCGCACTTGCTCCGGGCGTCGCCCACGGGCACCGTGCACGTCCATGTCCTGGGATGCACGGTCACGGCGAACCCGGGCAACGTGGAGTACATGCTCCGGACGCGCTTCGACAACTTCCCGAAAGGGAAGCAGTTCGCGGCGCTCCTGGGcgacctcctcggcggcggcatcttcaacgtcgacggcgacgccTGGCGCCACCAGCGCAAGATGGCGAGCCTCGAGCTCGGCAGCGTCTCCGTGAGATCCTACGCGTACAAGATCGTGGCGCAGGAGGTGGAGACCAGGCTGTTGCCGGTCCTTGCCGATGCCGCTGACAAGGGCAAGGTCGTGGACTTGCAGGACGTGTTCCGGCGGTTCGCGTTCGACACGATCTGTAAGATCTCGTTCGGGCTCGACCCCGGGTGTCTCGACCTTGACATGCCCATGTCCGACCTCGCGGAGTCCTTCGATGCCGCGTCCAGGCTCTCTGCCATGCGCGGCGCGGCCGCGTCGCCGCTCGTGTGGAAGCTCAAGCGGTTCCTGAATGTTGGGTCCGAGAGGGAGCTCAGGAAGGCTATCAGGCTCGTGGATGATCTCGCTGCGGCTATGATtttgcagaggaggaagctggggtTCGAGAACAGCCATGACCTGCTGTCCCGGTTCATGGCGTCCGCggatgccggcgccggcgccatggacgACAAGTACCTCCGTGACATCGTCGTcagcttcctcctcgccgggcGCGACACCGTGGCGTCCGCGCTCACCACGCTCTTCATCCACCTCTCATCCAACCCCGAGGTCGCCGCTGCCATCCGCgccgaggccggcgccggagacgaagacgacaACAAGCCAAGCTCCTACGAGCACCTCAAGGGACTGCAGTACACGCACGCGGTGCTCTACGAGAACATGCGGCTCTTCCCTCCGGTCCAGTTCGACTCCAAGTTCTGCGCGGCCGCCGACGTGCTGCCGGACGGCACCTACGTGGCGGCCGAGTCGCGGGTCATGTACCACCCGTACGCCATGGGCCGGATGCCCAGCATCTGGGGCGCCGACTGCGAGGCCTTCCGGCCGGCCCGCTGGCTCACGGGCCCAGGCGGCTCCTTCGCGCCGCCGAGCCTGTACAAGTACCCGGTGTTCCAGGCCGGGCTCCGGGTCTGCCTCGGCAAGGAGCTCGCCATCACGGAGATGAAAACCGTCTGCGTGGCTATGGTGCGGTCGTTCGACGTCGAGGTCCTCGGGGAGAATGGCCGCGCCGGATGCAAGCCCAAGTTCGTGCCCGGGCTCACCGCCTCCATCAGCGGCGGGCTCCCGGCGAGGATCAAGCgcgctccggctccggctccggcttcagaCAGATTTTAG
- the LOC112268707 gene encoding uncharacterized protein LOC112268707 encodes MDTLLPEDVLVEVLRRLSPRSLAALRCVCKGLRAIIDDRRLLRADLLPHSLGGIFINFNALKVSEFFYPLVGPATISGNLTSCVDDHCNGLVLLDDGCVVNPATRQWARLPLLPTLRANQMRAFYKAGVKYLVFDPSVAPHYEVFLIPHIPHKTELGPVSEQSQWPTSTFILYVYSSRTGHWEERPFTREGGDSAGTVAHHMLHATHGEKHYGVYLRGALYVHCQNHFFYKISPSTGKYRVIRPPVGIGNSRKRPELHLGKSENEVRCASVDWPYKLRVWALDESAGGRHEWALKHCVDLSHVMQRHDHLQQVDDPWFLEDANYNDCSSGDYDDEAPEEEENRWSSVYVTFLGFHPFKDVVFLSDTLTGGMAYHFDSSRVQYLGKVYPRGYREGYDDYMGIEAFIEASFPFTPCWMGELSEKRLI; translated from the coding sequence ATGGATACTCTGCTGCCTGAAGACGTGCTCGTGGAAGTCCTACGCCGCCTCTCGCCGCGCAGCCTCGCCGCGTTACGCTGCGTCTGCAAGGGCCTACGAGCCATCATCGACGACCGCCGTCTCCTGCGCGCGGACCTCCTCCCGCACTCTCTCGGCGGGATCTTCATCAACTTCAACGCTCTCAAAGTCTCAGAATTCTTCTACCCCTTGGTTGGTCCAGCTACAATCTCCGGCAACCTCACGTCATGCGTCGACGACCACTGCAACGGCCTCGTCTTGCTCGACGACGGCTGCGTGGTGAACCCCGCCACGCGACAGTGGGCGCGCCTGCCCCTGCTGCCCACACTACGCGCAAACCAAATGAGGGCCTTCTACAAAGCCGGGGTCAAGTATCTCGTCTTCGACCCGAGCGTCGCGCCTCACTACGAGGTTTTCTTGATCCCCCATATCCCCCACAAGACCGAGTTAGGCCCAGTATCGGAGCAATCGCAATGGCCAACGTCTACATTCATCTTGTATGTCTATTCGTCAAGAACGGGTCATTGGGAGGAGAGGCCGTTTACCCGAGAAGGGGGCGATTCCGCTGGCACCGTTGCTCATCATATGCTACATGCTACACACGGAGAGAAGCACTATGGTGTCTACCTGCGCGGAGCACTCTATGTCCATTGCCAGAACCATTTCTTCTACAAGATATCACCGTCGACTGGTAAGTACCGAGTGATCAGGCCGCCCGTAGGCATCGGGAACAGCCGCAAGCGTCCAGAGCTTCATCTGGGGAAATCGGAGAACGAGGTGCGTTGTGCGTCGGTAGATTGGCCCTACAAGCTTCGGGTTTGGGCCCTCGATGAATCTGCGGGTGGACGACATGAGTGGGCGTTGAAGCATTGTGTTGACCTTAGTCATGTGATGCAGCGACATGACCATCTTCAACAAGTTGATGACCCCTGGTTCTTAGAAGATGCTAATTATAATGACTGTTCTAGTGGAGACTACGATGATGAAgcaccggaggaggaggaaaaccGGTGGAGCTCTGTCTATGTTACCTTCCTTGGATTCCATCCCTTCAAAGATGTTGTCTTCTTGAGCGACACGTTGACAGGAGGGATGGCCTATCATTTCGATAGCTCGAGAGTTCAATACTTAGGCAAAGTATACCCAAGGGGCTATCGTGAGGGCTATGACGATTACATGGGCATCGAGGCGTTTATCGAAGCGTCTTTTCCTTTCACGCCTTGCTGGATGGGAGAATTATCCGAGAAACGATTGATTTAG
- the LOC100845740 gene encoding protein BUD31 homolog 3 has product MPKVKTSGVKYPDGWEVIEPTLSELHSKMREAENDPHDGKRKCEALWPIFKINHQRSRYLYDLYYNRKEISRELYEFCLDQGHADRNLIAKWKKPGYERLCCLHCIQTRDHNFATTCACRVPKHLREEQVIECVHCGCKGCASGD; this is encoded by the exons ATGCCCAAGGTAAAGACGAGTGGTGTCAAGTATCCTGATGGGTGGGAGGTCATAGAGCCCACCCTCTCAGAGCTCCACTCAAAGATGAGGGAAG CTGAGAACGATCCGCACGATGGCAAGCGGAAGTGTGAGGCGTTATGGCCCATCTTCAAGATCAATCACCAGAGGAGCCGATACCTGTATGACCTCTACTACAACAGGAAGGAGATCTCCCGGGAGCTGTATGAGTTCTGCCTTGATCAGGGCCATGCTGACCGTAACCTCATCGCCAAGTGGAAGAAG CCAGGCTATGAACGTCTTTGCTGCCTGCACTGCATCCAGACACGAGATCATAACTTCGCAACCACCTGTGCCTGTAGGGTTCCTAAGCATCTGAGGGAGGAACAGGTCATAGAATGTGTTCACTGTGGATGCAAGGGCTGCGCTAGTGGTGACTGA